The Syntrophorhabdaceae bacterium DNA window GTCTTTGCGTAATTGCGGGGCTGTTCGTCCAGAGTTGCGCATTTACTGATTCCGTGATCAAACTTGATTACACGCCTAACTATTCGGTTAAAGTCGCTTTCCCAACAGAGATTGTTGTGAAGAAACTCTCGGATGAGAGAGGGGTTGAACCAACACTTATAGCGCAAAAAGGGGTTGTACACAAGACCTCGGGCCGATATCTGAGCGAGCAGGAAATAGGGGATTTCTTGAGCGATGGAATAAAGGCGACGTTATCCCAATTAGGATACACAATTGTCAGAGACGGCGGCAATTTCACCTTGTCCGGACAGCTTATGAAGTTCGACTCCCACGGCATTATGGGTTTTTGGAGCGGGGCACTCGAAGCCAGTATCCAAGCCAATATGAAGTTGAGTGACGATAAAAGCAACACCATAGTCTGGCATGAAGTTGTAAGCGGGAACGGACGCCTGGAAAGTCTGCAGATGGATGGGGACGATAATAGAAAGGAAGTCACCGAGAAAGCTGTCGTAAACTTCATGAAAAGACTTGTTGAATCGGAAAGTCTAAAGAATGTTTTGGAGAGTCGCCAGACGGGAACAACGGCGAGAGGCACGAATCAATCTGCGGCGGTAGAGAAGCCCGAGAAGACCCCATAAACCAAGCAGAGGGGTCACCCATTGGAGGTGTCAAGAGATAAAGGAGCTCGACGCCCTTTACTTTTTCACTTTGTGTTTCCCTTGTCACAAAAGGCTGTAAGCGAGTTGCTTCTCAGGGATCATATGTCAAGGACGTCCCTCTAATATCTCCATGGTTTTTCTTTGCCTTCATTGCCTTTCAATCTATAATAAATACTGCTGACGCTAATACCGTGGTCCATAGACCGTCTTTATTTCCCTCTGCAGACTGGCAAATATTCGTAGTTTTGAATATGTGGCCGCTCGCAGTATAAACCTGTTTCCGCTCATCCCACGCCTGATTGGGGTCAAAAGGAACACCGAGGGTCGTAGCAAGCATTGTGGCTGCGATGTCTTCTGCATAGTCCCCAGATACCGTGGCTTTTTCACCGAAAGCATGATGTTCCGAGATATAACCATAGTAGGATTTATCCGTCGGTTTTGCGAAACCAACTGCTGCAGAAATAAGGCGGTTCGGTTCGCTTGTCTGATTTCGGGACATTACACAATAGGTAATTTGACCGGGGTTGAGAAGTTTTAAGCCGGCACGCTTGGAAAGAATCCTGCACTGGGGCGGAAATATGCTTGATACATACACAAGGTTACACTTCTCAATGCCTGCGTTTCTTAAGGCGACCTCGAAAGACGGTAGCTTGTCTTTGTGAACACCCACCCCTTTCGTAAAGAAAACCTTTTTGGGGGTCATTCCTGTGCCTCCTGTTAGATCCTGGTCTTAAAAACCAGTCCGGGAAAATGAAAGCAAGAATCATAGGGGACGTCCTTGACATATTGACATTTGGTGCTTTTTCAATTAAGGAAGCTGTTTATTCATGGACATCCCCCTAACCCCCCATCGTTATACAGACACAAGGGAGTACGATCCTGCCGCTGCAGCCTGCCTAGGGTACATACGTAGAGCCGCGGTCCACGAAATCCAACTTGTACGCGCGGTATGCGTCGCCGGTGTCATCCCAGACAACGTTGCCGGTTGTCTCGTCTGTCGACTTCAATTGCTGCACGACCACCACCATGTCGACACTGTTCGCGGTGTAGAGGGTGACCATGAGCTTGGGACCGATGAGGGTCATGACATTGTGCATGGCCAAATCGTTTACCGGTGTCGCCCAACGTCCATAGGACCAGGTATTAGCGGGCGCCCAGGCTTGCTTCGTTGTTTTTTCATGCGGGCTTAACGCTATCCAGGTGCCATGCTCAAGGACACCGTCTGCCTTCTGATCTTCGAAAACAAGGTCGAAGGCCCAGTCCTTGAAGCCCGTCGAATAGAGCGTTATTCTCCCGTCATATATGATTGGAGCAGCAATGAATCCCCGATCGCAAAGCCACATCTTTGTCCGGTACGGGTCTACCTGCCAATCTGTGCCGGCGTCCAGCATGGGCTCCCCCGTGTTACCAACCCATGGATAGCCGTAGGCATCCGGCTCAGTGTTTCTCATGTACGTCAAAGGGTAGTCCGTCAGATTTACAAGCGAGATGCTCCAGTAGCTCATATACTGCCATATCCCCGCGCCGAGATGTGTAGCGGCTGATGCGGTGCGCGGACCCCAGACAAACAGCGTCGACAGGATGACGACAACCACAAGAATGTTCTTTTGTATTTTTGTTGACATGGCCTGCTCCTCCTTTTGGCTACCGGTTGTCCGGGCTGAGTTTGATCTGTCCCTTCTGCATGGCAGAGATTGTTTTCTCCAGGAGGACGACCTCCTGGCGGGTCAACGGGTTGTCGCGCAGAAACGCCTCGATTGCCTCACGGAGCGTGTGGCGCTGTGATTTGTTGAGGGACTTGTATATGGAAGCGAACTGTTTGTATTTCTGCAGGTTTCCCGTCGCAAGCGCCTCGCCCAGCTGCGCGCCCAAGTAATGCGACGTCATTTGCGTTACGGACGCGAGCTGCGCATACGTGTATTGTTCCGGTGTCCACAGCGTCACATGCGCAATCGGGAGCCTGTAGTCCTGGAAGCCATAGTTGCCGTACTCGAGCCCGTTGTCTTTTCCCCGGAGCAGGTGCGTGGTGACGATGATCTCATCCGAGTAGCTGCCGGTTTCGCTGGCCCATTGCACGTCCACCGCGTCAGTGGTGCCCTTCGAAGACTGAGTGACCGTCTGCGGCGCACACCCGATGCAGTCCGGGTTACCCACCTTGCCGTCCGGTACGACGTAGGCAGCGAAATACATTTTGTCAGCGTCGGTCGACGTGTCTACACTGTTAAAATTGTTAAATGTCGCGTTCGCCAGCTCCTTAGCCCCTGCAAAGGCGTTAATCCAGGCGGCCGGATTCTCAGGCATAACGATCACCCCAATGAGTTTGGCAGCCTCTTTGACGGCAGAGCTGATAAACCCAAAGAGGTCGCTGTTGATAGCTTTTTTGGGATCGTTACGGGTGAACCACATGCGTAAGGGCACGTCTTTTGTGACCGGCCCTTGTCCTGCAGCATGGACCCCCTGGATCGTCCATCCCATCTGACTCTTCGTTACATTTCCGCCGTGATCGTCCCAGGCGACAACGAAGTTGTGGGGATGCACCCAGCTATTGGTAGCATCGGGCGTGAACAGCCAATTGCCGGTGCCTGGAATCTGTGACCAGGTTCCGTGCAGGCCACGCAGTGCGTCTGCTCCTCCCGGCCAGCCGACCGGAGCGAACATTCCGCTCTTGGCAGTGTGACGGTTTAGATCAGTGGCGCCGCTCATTGTGGAGATATGTGTCGTGTCTTGGACAACATTATAGGGCGTCATGTTGAGCAGGCGAATCACAAGCGTCTGGGATCGGCTTTTCATCATTACTAGATCTGCCGGTGTGGGTATCGCGGCACTGTCCCGTGAGTATTCCGCTCCCGCACCGGTCGCCAACCCTGAGGTAAGGGCCAGGACGAGTAAGGCCCATAACCACCGGTGTCCGGAAAGTCCTCTGCAAATTTTGTTTGCTTTCATTTCACTTCTCCTTTCTGATGGAGCCAATTGCGAGCCGCTTGCGTTGTTGATCCGGTATGCCCGCTTCTTGTCAAGAAATTTAGACAAACTCACCAGTGTTATGCATGCCCCGTGTTCTTATCTGCGAATCAAATAACACCACCTCCTTTCCTGACTGCAGACCCGCCCCTCTCAATGCGGGTGATTCGCGTTGAAAGGGCACTGCTCGTCAGACGACCTTCCAAGATAACCAAAATGGCCCCATATCTGCCTTGTCCTTTCTTACAATGAAGCCCCGGGATTAGAGCACCCTTGCTGCCGGCCGGGCCCGCTGAGGTCGGTCACATCGTACCCAACCGGTTGGAGGCGGTAGAGCAGTATCCTCTACTTTCCTCCCTTCGCCCGTTGCGACCCGCGTTACCAATGGCCGCGTTCGTCCATGCGTCAGAATCGGAAAATTTGCGCTGCTTCTTAAAAGAACTATAAGGAGAAAAGTGTCACTGTCAATTGTAGTCCCCAAAAGCCTGTAAAGGTGAGCGCAAATTGAAACTTAGGACACGGTCAGGGACGCTCTTAAAAACTTAAAACTCCAAATCATCGAAAGAGTTACTTCTCAGAAATCATATGTGGGCCAGGGAACAAAACACTATCCTTCTGCTGGAAAAGGTGCCGTCGCATACGTTCCGTCACACCAAGGCGATGCATCTTTCGCAGGCAAACGTGTAACCTGAGAAATCGGACGTAGCAACTTCGTCAAGTCGAAGTTTTCGCCAAATACACTTTAATTTCGCAGCCTTTCCAACGAATAGCAGTGGGTGCATGGGGATATTGATGCACTTCCACCATCCAATAATACCAGTAGTCTACAACCTATTTCCACGTTGAAGACCAAGAGTCACGCCAGTCACCTCGGCACTTCCACAAGACAACTTTGGGGACGCCCTTTCCTTTTTCACTTTCGGTACAACAAAGTAAAAAGGAAAGGGCGTCCCCTCGATCACCCATCATTTTGCAATAGGGATCGTGATTACCTTACTTGACGTATTCGCATTGCCTGACGCGTCCGCGCATCGTGCATAGTATGTATAGGTCACCCCGCATGACCACGTGAGAGGAACCGAGTGCGTTGTTCCTCCTGTTGTTGCGAATGTATACTTCATTGCGCCATAGCTCGCATCGGACGCATTCAGCTTGCACGTTGCCGCTTTATCGGTCGAGATCGAGAGAGTGCCGTTGCGGGGATTAGCGGTGCAGGCCTGGGTACCTGTCGGTGAAACGTTTGATATAACGGGAGGCGCATTGTTAGGTGGAGCAATCGTTACCGCCGCAGTTAATGGAGTCGACAGATTTCCTGCGGCATCCTTTGCCCAGGCATAGGCCGTCTGACTCCCTTGAGCGGTGAATGTGTAGCTTGCGGGTGCGGAGCCGGTCCATGTGCAGGCAGATGAATTATTCGCAGAGGTTACACAGTAGCCGGTTACTCCTACGTTGTCGATCGCGGTAAATGTCGTGACCGGTACCGTAAGCGAGGTGGAGGTGGCCGGCACACCGAAGGCAGTCACCGTGGGGCGAGTGGTATCTACAGGGCTTGCAGTGCCGACAGGAATCGTGATTACCGTACTTGAGGTGTCTGCGTTGCCCGCAGCATCCGCACATCTTATAAAATATGTGTAAGTTGTTCCGCACGCCAAACTGAGGGGGACCGAACTCGTGGTGCCGCCCGTCGACGGAAAGGTGTATTTCATTGCTGCATACGCTGCATCGGAAGCGTTTAGCTTGCAGGTGGCCGGCTTATTGGTAGCAACCGAGAGAGTAGTGGCTACAGGGCTGGACGGGCACGAGAGAGTGCCTGACGGGGGGGATATGGGGGTTATCACCGGAGGGGCGTCAGTAGCCGAACCATACTGGTTCGTGCCGTATATCGATAATTCGTCGATCCACATAACCTGTGCTACGGTAGAACCGCCCCCCATGTAAGGGCCTAGGAACAGCTGAGCGAATTTCTTCGCAGGCTGCTGCGCCGTTCGATACACAATGTTGTTGAACGATAGGGCCTGAGCGCCATCAACCCAAAGTTTGAGAACGCCATCCGCCCGTGCCGCGTTGTTCGATATTGTATTCATTTGGAGATAGTATTCGAATTTATGCCAGACGTTCTTGGTCAACGTCACCGAAGAAGCCCGCCATATTCTCCCATTGTACCAATCACCATTCAAATAACACGTCGGCTGGCCCGGATCGCCCAGATCGCCATTGCAGCCTGCGACCGCACGATTTTCGGTAACCGTTACGAGATTGTTCGGAGGGGTCCCATGAGACGTATTGATAAGCGCACTGTCCTGGATCGAAAATATCGGATTCGGTGAGCTCCCGTTGATCTCGAAGTAACTGTCCAGGTAAGAATAAGCCGGCCCCTGATATGCAGCATCCTGGTCACTTAGTATTTGGATCATATGAGGACCATAGGTAAGACCGTTTCCTTGCCAATTCGAGGCAATTTTCAAATAGAATCTAATGAA harbors:
- a CDS encoding arginine decarboxylase, pyruvoyl-dependent, with amino-acid sequence MTPKKVFFTKGVGVHKDKLPSFEVALRNAGIEKCNLVYVSSIFPPQCRILSKRAGLKLLNPGQITYCVMSRNQTSEPNRLISAAVGFAKPTDKSYYGYISEHHAFGEKATVSGDYAEDIAATMLATTLGVPFDPNQAWDERKQVYTASGHIFKTTNICQSAEGNKDGLWTTVLASAVFIID